AGGACATAAGCAGCCGTGAGATATTCGATGAAGAAGCCCTGTTGAATAATTCTTGAATTTAAATTTTACTATAAGGGAAAGTGCTGAAAAGGTTCATATGGAGAAAAGCCTTCTCATAGGCAAATCCCCTGAACCTCTGAAGCACTTGATATTCCATCACGCCAGTATATTTATTGACAACCCCTGGCCTGCAGTAAAATTTCCATTTTCAGCTTCTTTTGAAATATCCTCTGAACTTTTCTTATCATCCTCATTGACCTTATGTGAATTCTCTTCTCTTGTTTTATCTGTTATATCCCCTACACTATCACCTATATCACTGTTTAATTTGCCAATTTTAGATTCCAGCACATAGGCCTTGCCCCTGAGTGAAGCAGCTTCCGCACTTTTTCTTTCCGCTGACTTCGTATTGCCCCTTTGGGCATCAAGGGAAGCTTCTGAATTCAATACATTGGACTTTCCCATTAAATTTTTTCTTATGGAATTAACATTTCTAATTTGTTTATATGTGCTTGACATATTAAAAAATAAAACATCTCTTGAAAGTTTGTTGCTCTCTTCTGTGCTGGCTGAAACAGATTCTTTTTTTACTTTTACTTGTGGCTGATTATCTTTATCACTGCTTTGTTCTATTTGTTTCTGCTGTATTTGTGCTTCAATGCTCTGTATTTGCTCCTCTAAAGGCGCTATAAGCTGCTGCTTAGTTTTTGGATCCGCATCTCCATTTTTTATATTATCTATCTGTTTTTGAATTACATCTTGCTGATGTCTAAGCAATTTTATCTGATCATCGGATTTATCATTTCTATTCTGTATTACTGCTTGGCTATTGCCGGATATGATTGAATTTATTATATATATCACTTCCTTTTAACTATCTGTAGTTATACCTTAATAGGACTGTGCTTAAGTTAAAGTATTCTTCCATGCTTTGTTATTCTGCTTTCTTCATCCAGTGCTCTTACCTGCTGAGCCAAATTATTTATGCTGTGGTTTAACTCTTCAATTTTTTCCATGAAAACATTATTATACTGTGCTTGTACTACAATTTCCTTCATCTTTATAAGCTTTTCTTCTATGATATTCAGCATTTTTTGCCTATATTGAATCCACTGCAGTTCCTGATCTAATATTTCCTTCAATTTTTCATTTTCATCCATAAATATTATGCCTTTACATCCAGTTTGCTTCCTAAATTAGGATCAACTGCCATACTATTTATCATATCTGTCACATTTACAGCATTCTGCTCTGATGCATTCATAGCCATTTTTGTAATGGCTATACCTGCTGATTGTTTAACACTATACTCACTCATTGCTGCAGAAAGTGCCGCTATATCCATAATATCCCTCCTCTAATATTTACAACCTATATTAGTTTTCGTATATTTTAATATTTACTTTAAATTACTAAATATTTCTTGCAGCCATCTATATACCATAATTAGTTAACGTGAATCATTTGATTTGCAAATTTTTTTAAATCATATA
This window of the Clostridium kluyveri DSM 555 genome carries:
- a CDS encoding FlxA-like family protein codes for the protein MIYIINSIISGNSQAVIQNRNDKSDDQIKLLRHQQDVIQKQIDNIKNGDADPKTKQQLIAPLEEQIQSIEAQIQQKQIEQSSDKDNQPQVKVKKESVSASTEESNKLSRDVLFFNMSSTYKQIRNVNSIRKNLMGKSNVLNSEASLDAQRGNTKSAERKSAEAASLRGKAYVLESKIGKLNSDIGDSVGDITDKTREENSHKVNEDDKKSSEDISKEAENGNFTAGQGLSINILA
- a CDS encoding YjfB family protein; the encoded protein is MDIAALSAAMSEYSVKQSAGIAITKMAMNASEQNAVNVTDMINSMAVDPNLGSKLDVKA